The nucleotide window GGTGTAGTCCTTGCCTTGCGCCGTCACCGCCACGTGATCGCCCGACTGCTTCACCTTGAAGGGGACCATCTTCATCTCTTCGTTCACTTCGTCGTAGCGGCGTCCCATGAAGCGCTTAATGGAGTAAATCGTGTTCTCCGGGTTGGTGATGGCCTGGCGCTTGGCCACCTGTCCCACCAGCCGCTCGCCGGTCTTGGTGAAGCCCACTACCGAGGGCGTGGTGCGGCCCCCTTCTTCATTGGCAATCACCTTGGGTTCGCCGCCTTCCATCACCGCGACGACCGAGTTGGTGGTGCCCAAATCAATGCCTATGATTTTGCCCATTGGAAACTTCCTCCTGATTAAGGGAAGGCACTACTATAAAACTTGAGTGCTTTGTTGTCAACTTATTGGATGTGGCTTTGAATCAATAAGATGCAATCATGTTTAGCTGGCAAGGAATGGCTTGAAAATCAATGACTTGCGCCCGGTGGACCAGGGGGGTACACTCCGCTCGAATTTCAGGAGGCTGGCTATGACGA belongs to Terriglobales bacterium and includes:
- a CDS encoding Hsp70 family protein, which produces MGKIIGIDLGTTNSVVAVMEGGEPKVIANEEGGRTTPSVVGFTKTGERLVGQVAKRQAITNPENTIYSIKRFMGRRYDEVNEEMKMVPFKVKQSGDHVAVTAQGKDYTPPEISALILQKLKKAAEDYLGTSVTEAVITTPAYFNDSQRQATKDAGKIAGLEVM